TACTGCGACGAGTCCGCGTCGGACTTCCGCGTCTGGCTGCAGGACCGGTACGGCACGATCGAGGCGCTCAACGCGGCGTGGACGACCACCTTCTGGGCCCAGCGGTACGACGACTGGGCCGAGATCCTGCCACCCCGGGTGGCACCGACGTTCCCGAACCCCGCGCAGCAGCTGGACTTCCACCGGTTCTCCTCCGACGCCGCGCTCGGCTGCTTCCTCACCGAACAGCGGGTGTTGCGCCGCGTCACGCCGGACGTCCCGATCACGACCAACTTCGTCGGCCTGGTCCAGAAAGCGCTCGACTGGCACCTGTGGACGCCGCACGAGGACGTCGTCAGCCTGGACTCCTACCCCGACCCGTCCGACCCGCGCGCCCACGTCGAAGCCGCGTTCGCCTACGACCTCATCCGGTCCACGAAGGACCAACCGTGGATGTTGCTCGAACAGGCGCCCAGCGCGGTGAACTGGCGGCCGCGCAACAGTCCCAAGCCACCCGGCGCGATGCGGCTCGGCAGCTGGCAGGCCATCGCCCAGGGCGCCGACGCCGTCCTGTTCTTCCAGTGGCGCCAGACCAGCGGCGGCGCCGAGAAGTTCCACTCCGCGATGGTGCCGCACGGTGGCCGCGACACCCGGACGTTCCGCGAGACCGCCGCGTTGGGGCAGGAGCTGGCCCGCGTGCCGGAGCTGGCCGGGACGCGCGTGCGCGCCGACGTCGCCCTGCTGCACGACTGGCCGAGCTGGTGGGGGCTCGAACTCGACTCGCATCCGGCTCGGCTGGAGTACCTCGAAACGCACCTCGCGCACTACGCGCCGTTGTTCGACGCCAACGTCACCTGCGACGTCGTCCACCCTTCGCGGGACCTCACGTCGTACAAGCTGGTCGTCGTCCCGAACCTGTACCTGCTGGAGCAGGCGGCCGCCGACAACCTGCGCGCGTACGTCGCGGGCGGCGGGCACCTCGTGGTGTCGTACTTCTCCGGCATCGTCGACGGCTGCGACCGCGCGTACCCGGGCGGCCATCCCGCGCCGCTGCGGGACATCCTCGGCCTGCGGGTCGACGAGTTCTGGCCCCCGGATGGGCCGGTCGATCTCGATTTCGCGGACGGGACAACGGGTTCCGGGGTCA
The window above is part of the Amycolatopsis camponoti genome. Proteins encoded here:
- a CDS encoding beta-galactosidase encodes the protein MIRYGADYNPEHWPGEVRREDLKLMAEAGVTMVTAGIYSWAGVEPRPGEYDFGWFDGVMNDLAGAGVQVCLATMTASPPPWLTHAHPEILPVRADGVRLSPGARQQFCPSSPVYLAHAARLVSELATRYAGHPALAMWHVGNEFGCHVRACYCDESASDFRVWLQDRYGTIEALNAAWTTTFWAQRYDDWAEILPPRVAPTFPNPAQQLDFHRFSSDAALGCFLTEQRVLRRVTPDVPITTNFVGLVQKALDWHLWTPHEDVVSLDSYPDPSDPRAHVEAAFAYDLIRSTKDQPWMLLEQAPSAVNWRPRNSPKPPGAMRLGSWQAIAQGADAVLFFQWRQTSGGAEKFHSAMVPHGGRDTRTFRETAALGQELARVPELAGTRVRADVALLHDWPSWWGLELDSHPARLEYLETHLAHYAPLFDANVTCDVVHPSRDLTSYKLVVVPNLYLLEQAAADNLRAYVAGGGHLVVSYFSGIVDGCDRAYPGGHPAPLRDILGLRVDEFWPPDGPVDLDFADGTTGSGVIWSEWIEPEGAEVVASLASGDLAGRPAITRHVFGDGVAWYLGTRPDLAALLGRITAEAGVTPVLDTPPGVQAVVRHGAESAYLILLNHGTAPVTVDLPHAAPDLLTDPSRPVREVRLAPRGVAVLKG